A window of the Arachis duranensis cultivar V14167 chromosome 5, aradu.V14167.gnm2.J7QH, whole genome shotgun sequence genome harbors these coding sequences:
- the LOC107490682 gene encoding putative pentatricopeptide repeat-containing protein At3g16710, mitochondrial isoform X8 — translation MRPSPSINSFNMILGAFAKRNDFPTAILLVQKLQARGIAPDLFTLNILINCCSSMGRMKLAFSGLAKILTMGYQPDTVTLKTILKGLCLSGNVEKALHFHDRVLALGFQFNKVTYGTLIKVLCNTGYRSAAIQVLRKTIIPNVVMYSTIIDSLCTENLVTDAFHLFSEMLAEGISPDVQSYNIMINGFCKSKMLDEASSLFQEMLRKDLVPNTVTYTTLIDSLCKSKRISCALELLDKMHDRGQPANVVAYNSLLDGMFKNQQLDKALMLFNQMKKSGIDPNIRTYSILIDGLCKGGRLSDARAIFQDLSGKGCPPNVRTYNIMINGLCKEGLCEEALNLLSEMEHNGCLPNDVTSATIIHAFRQMSMTWRGMFFGKLIKEGIDLKLSNSYRPGCKEAKGSNNELLSAIKNIPNEFSSSKIYFDINCETNMKGRH, via the exons ATGCGTCCTTCTCCATCCATCAACTCCTTTAACATGATTTTGGGGGCTTTTGCCAAGAGGAACGATTTCCCCACCGCCATTCTCCTTGTTCAGAAATTGCAAGCCAGGGGAATCGCTCCCGACTTGTTTACTTTGAACATCTTAATCAATTGTTGTTCCAGCATGGGTCGTATGAAGCTTGCTTTCTCTGGGTTGGCCAAGATTCTCACGATGGGTTATCAACCTGATACGGTAACATTGAAAACAATCCTGAAAGGTCTCTGTCTCTCTGGTAATGTTGAGAAAGCACTACACTTTCATGATAGAGTCCTGGCTCTAGGATTTCAGTTTAATAAAGTTACTTATGGGACCTTGATTAAGGTACTCTGTAACACTGGATACAGATCAGCTGCTATTCAAGTGTTGAGAAAGACCATTATTCCTAATGTCGTCATGTACAGCACAATTATTGATAGCCTGTGCACGGAAAACCTTGTAACTGATGCTTTTCATTTATTCTCTGAAATGCTTGCTGAGGGAATTTCTCCGGATGTTCAAAGTTACAATATCATGATTAATGGCTTCTGCAAAAGTAAAATGCTAGATGAAGCCTCGAGTCTCTTTCAAGAAATGCTTCGTAAGGACTTGGTTCCAAACACGGTAACTTACACCACTCTTATTGATAGCTTgtgcaaatcaaagagaatctCTTGTGCTTTGGAGCTTTTGGACAAGATGCATGATAGAGGTCAACCTGCTAATGTAGTCGCTTACAATTCCTTGTTGGATGGGATGTTCAAAAACCAACAACTTGACAAGGCACTTATGTTATtcaatcaaatgaaaaagagtGGCATTGATCCAAATATACGCACTTACAGTATACTTATTGATGGCCTATGCAAAGGTGGAAGACTTTCAGATGCAAGAGCGATTTTCCAAGATCTTTCTGGTAAAGGCTGTCCTCCAAATGTGAGGACATACAATATTATGATCAATGGGCTCTGCAAAGAGGGACTGTGTGAAGAAGCATTGAACCTGTTGTCGGAAATGGAACACAATGGTTGCTTACCAAATGATGTGACTTCTGCAACTATCATTCATGCTTTCAGACAGATGAGTATGACATGGCGGGGAATGTTCTTCGGGAAGTTGATAAAAGAAG GTATTGACTTGAAGCTCTCTAAT TCTTATAGACCTGGATGCAAGGAGGCTAAGGGTTCCAACAATGAGCTATTGAGTGCCATCAAGAATATCCCAAATGAGTTTTCTTCTAGTAAGATTTACTTCGATATTAACTGTGAAACAAACATGAAAGGTAGGCATTAG